In Fusarium oxysporum Fo47 chromosome XII, complete sequence, one DNA window encodes the following:
- a CDS encoding glutathione S-transferase — MSSIKPLILHAHTTGPNPFKVAILLEALNIPYAVKLWQFGDAPNGVKGERFLKINPNGRVPALEDPNTNVTSWESLACMNYILRVYDTENKFGARQEAGEQGRADVDAWTSFLVSTLGPFLGQCNWFRHYNNVKNENAYERYQAQAYRCFGVLEEQLKKHGGDWILAGDRPNVVDFHFEPWMRQYEYAGLSLNDYPKVKAWLDRVQALPEVKRAYEMIKAGEEV; from the exons ATGTCTTCTATCAAGCCCCTCATCCTACACGCCCATACCACCGGCCCCAACCCTTTCAAGGTGGCCATTCTCCTTGAGGCTCTCAACATCCCATACGCCGTCAAGCTCTGGCAGTTTGGAGATGCACCCAATGGTGTCAAGGGTGAACgcttcctcaagatcaaccccaATGGCCGCGTTCCAGCTTTGGAAGATCCCAATACGAATGTAACCAGCTGGGAATCTCTTGCATGCATGAACTACATCCTCCGCGTCTATGATACCGAGAACAAGTTTGGTGCACGACAGGAAGCTGGTGAGCAAGGACGAGCTGATGTCGACGCGTGGACCAGCTTCCTTGTTAGCACTCTCGGGCCATTCTTAG GTCAGTGTAATTGGTTTCGTCATTATAACAACGTCAAGAATGAGAATGCATATGAGAGATATCAAGCCCAGGCCTATCGATGCTTTGGAGTTTTGGAGGAGCAGCTGAAGAAACACGGTGGAGACTGGATCTTGGCCGGGGATAGGCCGAATGTCGTTGACTTTCACTTTGAGCCTTGGATGAGACAGTATGAGTATGCTGGTTTGAGTTTGAATGATTATCCAAAGGTGAAGGCGTGGTTGGATCGTGTCCAGGCGTTGCCTGAGGTGAAACGAGCGTATGAGATGATCAAGGCTGGGGAGGAGGTTTAA